DNA sequence from the Deinococcus apachensis DSM 19763 genome:
ATGCATCCTCCGTCCCCCCGCCGTCCATCCAGGCCGCCCGGAACTTTTTCCGGACTCCCTCCCTCCTACCCTGTGAGGCAGCCTTGGACGACCTGACGGACGAGCAACTCGTGCCCCTCGCGGCGCACCCCGGGCCGCGACGGGAGGTGGCCTTCGAGGCGCTCGTGCGGCGCCACGCCGGGCGGGTTCACCGGGTGGCGGCGGGGACCGTTGGACCGGGGGCGGCCGACGATGTGGTGCAGGAGGTGTTTATCAGTGTGTACCGACATCTGGGGAGCTTTCGCGCCGAGGCGAAGTTCACGACCTGGCTGCACCGGGTCACCCTGAATGCCTGTCACAAGGCGCTCGCCGCGCGGTCCCACCTGCCGCTGGAGGAGACCCCCGAACCCGCCGCCCCACACAGCCCCGTCCGGGCGGGGGAACAGGCCGACCTGCGCGCCCGCCTCGCCTGGGCCATGCGCCAACTTCCGCCCGAGCAGCGCGACGCGGTGACCCTGCGCGAACTCTCGGGCCTGGACTACGCCGAGATCGCCGAGGTGCTGGGCATCGAGCTGGGCACCGTCAAAAGTCGCATCAACCGGGGACGCGCCGCCCTGAAGGCGCTCCTCACGGGCATCGGAGTC
Encoded proteins:
- a CDS encoding RNA polymerase sigma factor; translation: MDDLTDEQLVPLAAHPGPRREVAFEALVRRHAGRVHRVAAGTVGPGAADDVVQEVFISVYRHLGSFRAEAKFTTWLHRVTLNACHKALAARSHLPLEETPEPAAPHSPVRAGEQADLRARLAWAMRQLPPEQRDAVTLRELSGLDYAEIAEVLGIELGTVKSRINRGRAALKALLTGIGVTP